Genomic segment of Myxococcus stipitatus:
TGAACTGCGCTGGAGGGCCCACGCCCTGGGGGACGTGGCTGTCGTGCGAGGAGCGCCCCAAGGGCCGCGTGTGGGAGTGCGACCCGCGGCGCCCCTCGCAAGGCGTGGTGCGCGCGGAGCTGGGCAGCTTCCCCCACGAGGCGGTGGCGGTGGACCCGGACGGCCAGCGGCTCTACCTGACGGAGGACCAGGTCAACGGGCGGCTGTATCGCTTCACGCCAGCGGAGTGGCCCCTGCTGACGTCGGGCGTGCTGGAGGCGGCGTCCGTGACGGGGGATGCGATGAAGGGCCTGGCCACGGTGCGCTGGGTGCCGTGCGCGAAGGGCCTGCCCGCCTCGCGCCAGCCCGGCGTCGCGGCGCGGACGACGGTGTTCAACGGGGGCGAGGGGTGCTGGTACGACAGCGGCGTCGTCTACCTCACGACGAAGGGCGACAACCGCGTCTGGGCCCACACGCCCTCCACGGGGCGGCTGGAGGTCATCTACGCCGCCTCGCTGTTCCCGGGCTCGCCGCTGTCCGGCGGGGACAACGCGGTGGTGTCGCGCTCCGGGGACCTCTTTGTCGCCGAGGACGGCCGCAACCGCGACCTCTGCCTCATCACACCGCCGCCGCACCGCGTGGTGGCGACGTTCCTCCGGGTGCATGGGCACGCGGGCTCGGAAATCACCGGGCCCGCCTTCAGTCCGGACGGTCAGCGGCTGTACTTCAGCTCGCAGCGCGGGCCGACGAACTCGCCCTTCGCGGGCGTCACC
This window contains:
- a CDS encoding alkaline phosphatase PhoX, encoding MRLRRRDFLRLSALGGGALALGSTFWRQAYAMPAEPGPSPYGPISSRPDAHGLRLPPGFSSRIIARSSEVVAGTDYTWHAAPDGGACFARPEGGWIYVSNCEWRPGGASAVVFGADGTLESAHAILSGTEMNCAGGPTPWGTWLSCEERPKGRVWECDPRRPSQGVVRAELGSFPHEAVAVDPDGQRLYLTEDQVNGRLYRFTPAEWPLLTSGVLEAASVTGDAMKGLATVRWVPCAKGLPASRQPGVAARTTVFNGGEGCWYDSGVVYLTTKGDNRVWAHTPSTGRLEVIYAASLFPGSPLSGGDNAVVSRSGDLFVAEDGRNRDLCLITPPPHRVVATFLRVHGHAGSEITGPAFSPDGQRLYFSSQRGPTNSPFAGVTFEVTGPFR